From a single Fusobacterium pseudoperiodonticum genomic region:
- a CDS encoding Fic family protein, producing the protein MRKFNYLKLMGLSLPVSIYHTIAKIHEYKGKQELYVENYSDILEKMIDVAKIQSTKSSNAIEGIFTSDTRLKELMNKKAEPKNRNEEEIAGYRHVLDIIHENYTYIEFNKNDILTLHNQLYSYSYINNKGKFKTMDNTIVEVDALGNKKVRFQPVSSFETEHYFDEMVEAYKKAVKENIPPLILIPALIHDFLCIHPFDDGNGRMSRILTLLLLYKFDYFVGRYISIETLIEESKESYYKELQNSSEKWHTGENDELPFIKYMLGVFLKAYKECDDRFYLIGKEKLTSAERVFSVIQKSLEPLSKKDIMILCPNISQRTIERALKELQDNEKIKQVGSGRSTKYIKI; encoded by the coding sequence TTGAGGAAATTTAATTATTTAAAACTTATGGGACTATCTTTACCTGTTAGTATATATCATACTATTGCAAAGATTCACGAATATAAAGGGAAGCAGGAACTCTATGTAGAAAATTATTCAGACATTTTAGAGAAGATGATAGATGTTGCTAAAATACAAAGTACCAAGTCTTCCAATGCTATTGAAGGAATTTTTACCAGTGATACAAGACTTAAGGAACTGATGAACAAAAAAGCAGAACCTAAAAACAGAAATGAAGAAGAAATTGCAGGATATAGACATGTGCTTGATATTATCCATGAAAATTATACATATATAGAATTTAATAAAAATGACATTTTAACACTTCATAATCAGTTATATTCTTATTCCTATATAAATAACAAGGGGAAATTTAAGACTATGGATAACACCATTGTAGAAGTAGATGCTTTAGGAAATAAAAAAGTACGATTTCAGCCGGTAAGTAGTTTTGAAACGGAACATTACTTTGATGAAATGGTGGAAGCTTACAAGAAAGCAGTGAAAGAAAATATTCCACCATTAATTCTAATACCTGCACTTATACATGATTTCTTATGCATTCATCCCTTTGATGATGGTAATGGAAGAATGAGTAGGATACTAACACTTCTTTTACTTTATAAGTTCGATTATTTTGTTGGAAGGTATATCAGTATAGAAACGCTAATTGAAGAAAGCAAAGAATCTTATTATAAAGAATTACAAAACTCCAGTGAAAAATGGCATACTGGAGAAAATGATGAGCTTCCATTCATAAAGTATATGCTAGGGGTTTTCTTAAAAGCATATAAAGAATGCGATGACAGATTTTACCTAATTGGAAAAGAAAAATTAACTTCAGCAGAAAGGGTATTTTCTGTTATTCAAAAATCATTAGAGCCACTTTCCAAAAAAGATATTATGATTCTTTGCCCGAATATATCACAAAGGACAATAGAAAGAGCTTTAAAAGAATTACAGGATAATGAAAAGATAAAACAGGTAGGTAGTGGTCGTTCAACAAAATATATAAAGATTTAA
- the trxA gene encoding thioredoxin translates to MAIIKGTKDNFEAEVLKAEGIVVVDFGANWCGPCKSLVPILDEVVEEDPNKKIVKVDIDEEEELAAQYKIMSVPTLLVFRNGEIIDKSVGLIQKHEVKALFSK, encoded by the coding sequence ATGGCAATAATAAAAGGAACAAAAGACAATTTTGAAGCTGAAGTATTAAAAGCAGAAGGAATAGTAGTAGTAGATTTTGGTGCAAACTGGTGTGGACCTTGTAAAAGTTTAGTACCTATATTAGATGAAGTTGTAGAAGAAGATCCAAACAAAAAAATAGTTAAAGTAGACATAGATGAAGAAGAAGAATTAGCAGCTCAATACAAAATTATGAGCGTACCTACTTTATTAGTATTTAGAAATGGAGAAATCATTGATAAATCAGTAGGATTAATCCAAAAACATGAAGTAAAAGCTTTATTCTCAAAATAA
- a CDS encoding coproporphyrinogen III oxidase, with amino-acid sequence MLVYSFEMSEKEKVYLSAGVIDTIFDSLKFLKTSDKLKIKKNKGLFFKGSTYIEKENISKLKKIVSSWKGLFSEATQNFVLIGFFNKKIDDYERRNCNKEEVIGSLEKLVVLCEKAEKENKIIRCRKLTVKLTDNREER; translated from the coding sequence ATGTTAGTTTATAGTTTTGAAATGTCAGAAAAAGAAAAAGTTTATTTAAGTGCAGGAGTAATCGATACTATATTTGATAGTTTAAAGTTTTTAAAAACATCAGATAAGCTAAAAATAAAGAAAAACAAAGGTTTATTTTTTAAAGGGAGTACATATATTGAAAAAGAAAATATATCAAAATTAAAAAAGATAGTTTCTTCTTGGAAAGGATTATTTAGTGAAGCTACTCAAAATTTTGTATTGATAGGCTTTTTTAATAAAAAAATAGATGATTATGAAAGACGGAATTGTAATAAAGAAGAAGTAATAGGAAGTCTAGAAAAATTAGTTGTTTTATGTGAAAAAGCAGAAAAAGAAAATAAGATAATAAGATGTAGAAAGCTAACTGTTAAATTAACTGATAATAGAGAGGAAAGATAA
- a CDS encoding leucyl aminopeptidase yields MSFNCVKKVEDDYDKYVLVSTTGKINLPDYLDKKSKDLAKAVIEKNEFTAKASEKLAMTLVNNKKVIDFVIVGLGDKAKLNCKNIRQYLFDTLKNETGKVLLSFANEELDNMDIVAEVVEHINYKFDKYISKKKDKFLEVSYLTDKKVPKLIEGYELAKISNIVKDLINEQAEVMTPKALADKAVELGKQFGFQAEIMDEKKIQKLGMNAYLGVARAAHHRPYLIVMRYKGDEKSKYTHGLVGKGLTYDTGGLSLKPTASMLTMRCDMGGAGTMMGVMCAVAKMKVKKNVTCVIAACENSIGPNAYRPGDILTAMNGKTIEITNTDAEGRLTLADALTYIVRKEKVDEIIDAATLTGAVMVALGEDVTGVFTNNDEMAKEIISASNNWNEYFWQMPMFDIFKKNFKSPYADMQNSGSRWGGSTNAAKFLEEFIDDTKWTHLDIAGTAWASGANPYYSQKGATGQVFRTVFSYLKNSKN; encoded by the coding sequence ATGAGTTTTAATTGTGTAAAAAAAGTTGAAGACGATTATGATAAGTATGTACTTGTAAGTACTACAGGTAAAATAAATCTACCTGATTATCTAGACAAAAAGAGTAAAGACCTTGCTAAAGCTGTTATTGAAAAAAATGAATTCACAGCAAAAGCATCTGAAAAATTAGCAATGACATTAGTAAATAATAAAAAGGTTATAGATTTTGTAATAGTTGGTTTAGGAGATAAAGCTAAACTAAATTGTAAAAATATAAGACAATATCTTTTTGATACTTTAAAAAATGAAACAGGTAAAGTTTTATTAAGCTTTGCTAACGAAGAATTAGACAATATGGATATTGTTGCTGAAGTAGTTGAACATATCAACTATAAATTTGATAAATACATCTCTAAGAAAAAAGATAAATTCTTAGAAGTTTCTTATTTAACAGATAAAAAAGTTCCTAAACTAATAGAAGGTTATGAACTTGCAAAAATTTCTAATATTGTAAAAGATTTAATCAATGAACAAGCAGAAGTTATGACTCCAAAAGCACTTGCTGACAAGGCTGTTGAACTTGGTAAACAATTTGGTTTCCAAGCTGAAATTATGGACGAAAAGAAAATCCAAAAATTAGGAATGAATGCTTATCTTGGTGTTGCAAGAGCAGCTCATCACAGACCTTATCTTATAGTTATGAGATATAAAGGAGATGAAAAATCTAAATATACTCATGGTTTAGTAGGAAAAGGACTTACTTATGATACAGGAGGTCTATCTTTAAAACCTACTGCTAGTATGCTTACTATGAGATGTGATATGGGTGGAGCAGGAACTATGATGGGAGTTATGTGTGCTGTTGCTAAAATGAAAGTTAAAAAGAATGTAACTTGTGTTATAGCTGCTTGTGAAAATTCTATAGGACCTAATGCTTACAGACCTGGAGATATCCTAACTGCTATGAATGGAAAAACAATAGAAATCACTAACACTGATGCTGAAGGAAGATTAACTCTAGCTGATGCTTTAACTTATATTGTTAGAAAAGAAAAAGTTGATGAAATTATAGATGCTGCAACTTTAACTGGAGCTGTTATGGTAGCTCTTGGTGAAGATGTAACAGGAGTATTCACTAATAATGATGAAATGGCAAAAGAAATCATTTCTGCTTCAAACAACTGGAATGAATATTTCTGGCAAATGCCAATGTTTGATATCTTCAAAAAGAATTTTAAATCACCTTATGCTGATATGCAAAACAGTGGTTCTAGATGGGGTGGATCAACAAATGCAGCTAAATTCTTAGAAGAATTTATTGATGATACTAAATGGACTCACTTAGACATAGCTGGAACTGCTTGGGCTAGTGGAGCTAATCCATATTATTCTCAAAAAGGAGCTACAGGACAAGTATTTAGAACTGTATTCTCTTATTTAAAAAATAGTAAAAACTAA
- a CDS encoding HEAT repeat domain-containing protein, which yields MTKEEREMILNLTYLELAEKFRNEPQKVIKFLHEEQKKDVGNDTGYIIEILITLIMIIIRDYYLEDDSFNEFLIELAYDKRHRQHEDLAFLLEKKHSPKLINRVYDLAVMELDYKKEDEFFNIARKCTYALGYTNTPKAKEKLELLAQNENELIREYAIKQLNRHDFTDKDVEEQD from the coding sequence ATGACAAAAGAAGAAAGAGAAATGATATTAAATTTAACCTACCTAGAACTAGCAGAAAAATTTAGGAATGAGCCACAAAAAGTGATAAAATTTTTACATGAAGAACAAAAAAAAGATGTTGGCAATGATACAGGATATATCATTGAGATATTAATAACTTTAATTATGATTATAATCAGAGATTACTATTTAGAAGATGATTCTTTTAATGAATTTTTAATTGAATTGGCATATGATAAAAGGCATCGTCAACATGAAGATTTAGCTTTTTTACTTGAAAAGAAACACTCTCCTAAATTAATAAACCGTGTGTATGATTTAGCAGTTATGGAACTTGATTATAAGAAAGAGGACGAATTTTTCAATATAGCTAGAAAATGTACTTATGCCTTAGGGTATACTAATACTCCAAAAGCAAAGGAGAAATTAGAATTACTAGCCCAAAATGAAAATGAACTTATTAGAGAATATGCAATAAAACAATTAAATAGACATGATTTTACAGATAAAGATGTGGAGGAACAAGATTAA
- the ychF gene encoding redox-regulated ATPase YchF, with translation MIGIGIVGLPNVGKSTLFNAITKAGAAEAANYPFCTIEPNVGMVTVPDERLNALAQIINPERIVPATVEFVDIAGLVKGASKGEGLGNKFLSNIRATSAICQVVRCFDDENVIHVNGQVDPISDIEVINTELIFADIETIEKAIEKHEKLARNKIKESVELMAVLPKVKKHLEEFKLLKTLDLTDEEKQVLKNYQLLTLKPMIFAANVAEDDLATGNKYVDLVKDYAEKIGSEVVIVSAKVEAELQEMDDESKKEFLETLGVKEAGLNRLIRAGFKLLGLQTYFTAGVKEVRAWTIRIGDTAPKAAGEIHTDFEKGFIRAKVVSYDDFIKYSGWKGSQENGVLRLEGKEYIVHDGDLMEFLFNV, from the coding sequence ATGATAGGTATAGGAATTGTAGGGCTACCTAATGTTGGAAAGTCTACATTATTTAATGCAATAACTAAGGCAGGAGCAGCAGAGGCAGCAAACTATCCTTTTTGTACAATAGAACCAAATGTTGGAATGGTAACTGTTCCAGATGAAAGATTAAATGCACTTGCACAAATTATAAACCCTGAAAGAATAGTTCCTGCAACTGTTGAATTTGTAGATATAGCCGGACTAGTAAAAGGAGCTTCAAAAGGGGAAGGTTTAGGAAATAAGTTTTTATCAAATATCAGAGCAACATCTGCTATATGTCAAGTTGTAAGATGTTTTGATGATGAAAATGTAATCCATGTAAATGGTCAAGTGGATCCTATAAGTGATATAGAAGTAATAAATACAGAGTTAATCTTTGCTGATATAGAAACTATTGAAAAAGCAATAGAAAAACATGAAAAATTAGCAAGAAATAAAATTAAAGAATCAGTAGAACTTATGGCGGTTCTACCAAAAGTAAAAAAACACCTTGAAGAATTTAAACTTTTAAAAACTTTAGATTTAACTGATGAAGAAAAACAAGTTTTAAAGAACTATCAATTACTTACTTTAAAACCTATGATATTTGCAGCCAATGTTGCAGAAGATGATTTAGCAACTGGAAATAAATATGTAGATTTAGTAAAAGATTATGCAGAAAAAATTGGTTCAGAAGTTGTAATAGTTTCAGCTAAAGTTGAAGCTGAATTACAAGAAATGGACGATGAAAGCAAAAAAGAATTCTTAGAAACTTTAGGAGTTAAAGAAGCAGGACTTAATAGACTTATAAGAGCTGGATTTAAACTTTTAGGCCTACAAACATACTTTACAGCTGGTGTTAAAGAAGTTAGAGCTTGGACTATTAGAATAGGAGATACTGCACCTAAAGCTGCTGGAGAAATACATACAGATTTCGAAAAAGGATTTATAAGAGCGAAAGTTGTTTCTTATGATGACTTTATTAAGTATTCAGGTTGGAAAGGTTCTCAAGAAAATGGAGTTCTAAGACTTGAAGGAAAAGAATACATTGTCCATGATGGAGATTTAATGGAATTCTTATTTAATGTATAA
- the tpiA gene encoding triose-phosphate isomerase, whose protein sequence is MRRLVIAGNWKMYKNNSEAVATLTELKNLTKDVNNVDIVIGAPFTCLSDAVKAVAGSNVKIAAENVYPKIEGAYTGEISPKMLKDIGVEYVILGHSERREYFKESDEFINQKVKAVLEIGMKPILCIGEKLEEREGGKTLEVLATQIKGGLADLSKEEAVKVIVAYEPVWAIGTGKTATPEMAQETHKEVRNVLAEMFGKEVADKIIIQYGGSMKPENAKDLLSQEDIDGGLVGGASLKADSFFEIIKAGN, encoded by the coding sequence ATGAGAAGATTAGTTATAGCAGGAAACTGGAAAATGTATAAAAACAATAGTGAGGCTGTTGCAACATTAACAGAATTAAAAAATTTAACAAAGGATGTAAACAATGTAGATATAGTTATAGGAGCACCTTTTACTTGTCTTTCAGATGCAGTTAAAGCTGTTGCAGGAAGTAATGTTAAAATTGCTGCTGAAAATGTATATCCAAAAATAGAAGGAGCATACACTGGAGAAATTTCTCCTAAAATGCTTAAAGATATTGGAGTTGAATATGTTATCTTAGGTCACTCTGAAAGAAGAGAATACTTTAAAGAAAGTGATGAATTCATAAATCAAAAAGTTAAAGCAGTTTTAGAAATAGGAATGAAACCTATACTTTGTATTGGTGAAAAGTTAGAAGAAAGAGAAGGAGGAAAAACTCTTGAAGTTCTAGCTACTCAAATAAAAGGTGGACTTGCTGATTTATCTAAAGAAGAAGCTGTAAAAGTTATAGTTGCTTATGAACCAGTTTGGGCTATAGGAACAGGAAAAACTGCAACTCCTGAAATGGCACAAGAAACTCATAAGGAAGTTAGAAATGTACTAGCTGAAATGTTTGGAAAAGAAGTTGCTGATAAGATAATAATTCAATATGGTGGATCAATGAAACCTGAAAATGCAAAAGATTTATTGAGCCAAGAAGATATTGATGGAGGACTTGTTGGAGGAGCTTCATTAAAGGCAGATTCATTCTTTGAAATTATAAAAGCAGGAAATTAA
- a CDS encoding barstar family protein → MKCIRNICLYLKKYISDKQFERIFYQDIDDFKSILEENIYWKILFSNFNKKEDIISMNTYLYDYVEKNYKSVYNEISDAYIEKLIETNEKNEVIDILKKKYKQKEEVFINCCMIDTKLELIYSIKKALNYPKHCANNWDAIEDFIYDVVLPKKIVLQNWDSIKEKLPQDTIILKRILNKINSKYSTVLYE, encoded by the coding sequence ATGAAATGTATTAGAAATATTTGTCTCTACCTAAAAAAATATATTTCAGACAAACAATTTGAAAGAATTTTTTATCAAGATATAGATGATTTTAAGAGTATCTTAGAAGAAAATATATATTGGAAGATTTTATTTTCAAATTTTAATAAAAAAGAAGATATAATTAGTATGAATACGTACTTATATGATTATGTAGAAAAAAATTATAAATCAGTATACAATGAAATAAGCGATGCATATATAGAAAAATTGATTGAAACTAATGAGAAAAATGAGGTTATAGATATTTTGAAAAAGAAATATAAACAAAAAGAAGAAGTTTTCATAAATTGTTGTATGATTGACACCAAGTTAGAATTAATTTATTCAATAAAAAAAGCTTTAAATTATCCAAAACATTGTGCTAATAATTGGGATGCAATTGAAGATTTTATCTATGATGTTGTTCTCCCCAAAAAAATTGTTTTACAAAATTGGGATAGTATAAAAGAAAAATTACCTCAAGATACAATAATTTTAAAAAGAATTTTAAATAAGATAAATTCAAAATACAGCACAGTTTTATATGAGTAA
- a CDS encoding zinc ribbon domain-containing protein: MKLAFSCPKCRCRHCEEKSIILPEKKKNFIKIELNTYYAKTCLNCGYTEFYSAKIVDDETEKKCKDNAEPEGSY; encoded by the coding sequence ATGAAATTGGCTTTTAGTTGTCCTAAATGTAGATGTAGACATTGTGAAGAAAAAAGCATTATCTTACCTGAAAAAAAGAAGAATTTTATTAAAATAGAGCTTAATACTTACTATGCTAAAACTTGTCTAAATTGTGGCTATACTGAGTTCTACTCTGCAAAAATTGTAGATGATGAAACTGAGAAAAAATGTAAGGACAATGCTGAACCTGAAGGAAGCTATTAA
- a CDS encoding ribonuclease HII codes for MDNPLYLYDLEYKNVIGVDEAGRGPLAGPVVVAAVILKQYSEELDEINDSKKLTEKKREKLYDIILNNFNVAVGIASVEEIDKLNILNADFLAMRRALKDLEKFHEADKDYIVLVDGNLKIKEYEGKQLPVVKGDAKSLSIAAASIIAKVTRDRIMKDLGLKYPDYNFEKNKGYGTKKHVEAIKTKGVLKNVHRKVFLRKILDETKDEPKEVQLRIL; via the coding sequence ATGGATAATCCATTGTATCTATACGATTTAGAATATAAAAATGTCATCGGTGTAGATGAAGCAGGAAGAGGTCCACTTGCAGGTCCTGTTGTTGTAGCTGCTGTGATACTAAAACAATATAGTGAAGAACTAGATGAAATTAATGATTCTAAAAAGTTAACTGAGAAAAAAAGAGAGAAATTATATGATATAATATTAAATAACTTCAATGTTGCAGTGGGAATTGCAAGTGTAGAAGAAATAGATAAATTAAATATTCTTAATGCTGACTTTTTAGCAATGAGAAGGGCATTAAAAGATTTAGAGAAATTTCATGAAGCTGATAAAGATTACATAGTTCTAGTTGATGGAAATTTAAAAATCAAAGAGTATGAAGGAAAACAGTTGCCTGTGGTTAAAGGAGATGCAAAAAGTCTTAGTATTGCAGCTGCCTCTATAATTGCAAAAGTTACTAGAGATAGAATTATGAAAGACTTAGGACTTAAATATCCTGATTATAATTTTGAAAAAAATAAGGGCTATGGAACTAAAAAACATGTGGAAGCAATTAAGACTAAGGGTGTTTTAAAAAATGTTCATAGAAAAGTCTTTTTAAGAAAAATTTTAGATGAAACTAAAGATGAACCTAAGGAAGTACAATTGAGAATACTTTAA
- a CDS encoding RluA family pseudouridine synthase — MENIKEKFEFEVSPEYEGMRLDKYLAEQIEEATRSYLEKLIDNSYVKINSKVINKNGRKLKSGEKIEISIPEEENIDIEAENIPLDIVFENDDFILVNKKYNMVVHPAYGNYTGTLVNALLYYTNNLSSVNGNIRPGIIHRLDKDTSGLILVAKNNFAHAKLASMFTDKTIHKTYLCIVKGNFSDENLEGRIENLIGRDTKDRKKMAVVKENGKLAISNYRVVEQVKDYSLVEVLIETGRTHQIRVHMKSINHPILGDVIYGSEDKNIKRQMLHAFKLEFLNPLDNKEYTFTGKLFDDFIEVAKNLKFDINKYMI; from the coding sequence ATGGAAAATATAAAAGAAAAATTTGAATTTGAAGTCAGTCCTGAATATGAAGGAATGAGATTAGATAAATATTTAGCTGAACAGATTGAAGAAGCAACTCGTTCTTATTTAGAAAAACTTATAGATAATTCCTATGTAAAAATAAATTCAAAAGTTATAAATAAGAATGGTAGAAAATTAAAATCAGGTGAAAAAATTGAAATTTCTATTCCTGAAGAAGAAAATATAGATATTGAAGCTGAAAATATTCCTTTGGATATAGTTTTTGAAAATGATGATTTTATTCTAGTAAATAAAAAATATAATATGGTAGTTCATCCTGCCTATGGAAACTACACTGGTACTTTAGTGAATGCACTTCTATACTATACAAATAATCTATCTTCTGTAAATGGAAATATAAGACCTGGTATTATTCATAGACTAGATAAAGACACAAGTGGACTTATATTGGTTGCAAAGAATAATTTTGCTCATGCAAAACTAGCTTCTATGTTTACAGATAAAACTATTCATAAAACTTATCTTTGTATAGTTAAAGGTAACTTTTCAGATGAAAATTTGGAAGGTAGAATAGAAAATTTAATTGGTAGAGATACTAAAGATAGAAAGAAAATGGCTGTAGTTAAAGAAAATGGTAAACTTGCTATATCTAATTATAGGGTTGTGGAACAAGTAAAAGATTATTCTTTGGTGGAAGTTCTTATAGAAACAGGAAGAACTCATCAAATAAGAGTACATATGAAGAGTATAAACCACCCTATTCTAGGTGATGTTATCTATGGTAGTGAAGATAAAAATATAAAAAGACAAATGTTACATGCATTTAAATTAGAATTTTTAAACCCCTTAGATAACAAAGAATATACATTTACAGGAAAACTATTTGACGACTTTATAGAAGTTGCAAAAAACTTAAAATTCGATATTAATAAATATATGATATAA
- a CDS encoding YraN family protein, whose amino-acid sequence MNTREIGNKYEDKSVEILIKNSYKILERNYQNKFGEIDIIAQKYDEIVFVEVKYRKTNKFGYGYEAVDRKKLFKIVKLAQLYMQSKKYEKYKMRFDCMSYLEDELDWIKNIVWGDEIGF is encoded by the coding sequence TTGAATACAAGAGAAATAGGAAATAAATACGAAGATAAAAGTGTGGAAATCTTAATTAAAAATAGTTACAAAATACTTGAAAGAAATTATCAAAATAAATTTGGTGAAATAGATATAATTGCACAAAAATATGATGAAATTGTATTTGTTGAAGTAAAATATAGAAAGACAAATAAATTTGGCTATGGCTATGAAGCTGTAGATAGAAAAAAATTATTTAAAATTGTTAAACTAGCTCAACTCTATATGCAGTCTAAAAAATATGAAAAATACAAAATGAGATTTGACTGTATGAGTTACTTAGAAGATGAACTTGACTGGATAAAAAACATTGTATGGGGTGATGAAATTGGCTTTTAG
- a CDS encoding DUF4291 domain-containing protein, which translates to MKYEEQERKIYAKYDDKTIRVYQAYNDKIADEAIKLGTFGEHFSLTRMTWIKPSFLWMMYRCGWAEKENQERVLAIDIKREAFDEIVKNSVISSYKPNLGITEDEWKEEVKNSLVRCQWDPERDIYGKPIGRRSIQLGIRGEAVEKYVNEWIVKITDITDEVKRIKQSIDNGTFKENLLPEEKEYII; encoded by the coding sequence ATGAAGTATGAAGAACAAGAAAGAAAAATTTATGCAAAATATGATGATAAAACAATAAGAGTTTATCAAGCATATAATGATAAAATTGCTGATGAAGCAATAAAATTAGGAACATTTGGAGAACATTTTAGCTTAACAAGAATGACTTGGATAAAACCTTCATTCCTATGGATGATGTATAGATGTGGTTGGGCAGAAAAGGAAAATCAAGAGAGAGTTTTGGCTATTGATATTAAAAGAGAGGCTTTTGATGAAATAGTTAAAAATTCTGTGATCTCATCATATAAACCTAATTTAGGTATAACAGAAGATGAATGGAAAGAAGAAGTTAAAAACTCATTAGTTAGATGTCAATGGGATCCTGAAAGAGATATTTATGGAAAACCAATAGGAAGAAGGTCAATACAACTTGGAATAAGAGGAGAGGCTGTTGAAAAATACGTAAATGAATGGATAGTAAAAATAACAGATATAACTGATGAAGTTAAGAGAATTAAACAAAGTATTGATAATGGAACTTTTAAAGAAAATTTATTACCAGAAGAAAAAGAGTACATAATTTAA
- a CDS encoding ComF family protein — MLNLKEAIKKSLRFLLFDNSCTSCHNTLDREGFICSKCLENLKREAYLKNKENFFYVFIYEKAVRQIIADYKLRNRKDLAKDLAYLIQKPFFQLLEREKIDIVIPVPISDERMLERGFNQIEYLLELLSVNYKKIQRIKDTKHMYSLKDVKKRAKNVKNVFKNKLNLTDKNVLIVDDVVTSGATIRSISEELEKTNENINIKVFSIAMARHFINN; from the coding sequence ATGCTGAACCTGAAGGAAGCTATTAAAAAAAGTTTAAGATTTTTACTCTTTGACAATAGCTGTACCTCTTGTCATAATACTTTAGATAGAGAAGGCTTTATCTGTTCTAAATGTTTAGAAAATTTGAAAAGAGAAGCCTACTTAAAAAATAAGGAGAATTTTTTCTATGTTTTTATCTATGAAAAAGCTGTGAGACAGATTATAGCCGACTACAAATTGAGAAATAGAAAAGATTTAGCAAAGGATTTAGCCTATCTTATTCAAAAACCTTTTTTTCAGTTGCTTGAAAGAGAAAAAATTGATATTGTTATACCTGTTCCAATAAGTGATGAAAGAATGCTTGAAAGGGGATTTAATCAAATAGAATATCTTTTGGAACTTTTATCTGTCAATTACAAAAAAATTCAAAGAATTAAAGACACAAAACATATGTATAGTTTAAAAGATGTTAAAAAAAGAGCAAAAAATGTTAAAAATGTTTTTAAAAATAAGTTGAATTTAACTGATAAAAATGTTTTAATAGTGGATGACGTAGTAACAAGTGGAGCGACTATTCGTTCCATAAGTGAAGAGTTAGAGAAAACTAATGAAAACATCAATATAAAAGTATTTTCAATAGCTATGGCAAGACACTTCATTAACAATTAA